From the Cololabis saira isolate AMF1-May2022 chromosome 13, fColSai1.1, whole genome shotgun sequence genome, the window CATAAACTTTGATCAGTTTTATACAGGATCTCTGGACACTTTGTgatcagaaaaatgaaaaagaaacaggTTTTCTATATTTGAAAAGTGGCTACGTAGCTAGTTCGTACCATCTATAGTATCTCTTTATTAGTGACTTTTTTTACAGCAAATGTCCTTGAAATAGACAAATGTGCCCATAAAAACTGGGCTTAAGGTACACTAAAAACATGACCTGTATGATCTTGAGAAGTAATATGAGCGCTACCATCATGAGCACCACCATCACTCCTGAAGGTGAGTGGTTGTGAAACTGTTAGCTGAAGGACATAAACACGGTTGTACCTGTAGTTCTGCCAGCGCTGTCACCCAGAGAAAGATTAGATGACAATAACCCATAAGTATTATTTAAAACGATGTATACCACTGCACTGTTGGAAAATCACCGGGACTCACAACACAACCGCAGCACCTTCTGCATTAATAACAAAACTGTCGAGGTAGTGGAGAGTTTCAAATAGTTCTGACTCTCCATGAACAATGAGCCGAGCTTTGATCACCCCATCGCTGCCATTCCACTGATGCTGCCAACAAAGACTCACTGCCGCCCTTTACAAAACCGTACCCCAACCCATTCTCCTCTATTGTTGCTTGTTTCTCCAACATGTTAACTGCTTCTAACGGGAACAAACACATCACGCTGCTTTGATTGTcctccccaccccctcccctcaAACCTGGACAGCAAAGCCACCGCACGCACGACACGAAGCATCACATGAAACTGCACGCACCTCCTCAACTTGGTATTTGCTCCACTCGTAACAGGTTTCAGATAGTTTTCTCCCCTCTAACACATCATGTTTAAGAAAAATGACTGCCAGGAGCAAGCTACTGCATACAAGATCTGAAGATCTTttgttacaatttttttttttgtttcatatttttttattgatgcaAAAGTAACAAAGGCACTTACATACGCCAGGgcacattggtgacagcaatgaAAATGGTTGTATGCATCAGAGAATTTAAatctacatatttttttttaagaacaaataacaataatacaaaacaagactagataaacactacaataaaatagacataGTCTGTATGAAATAATTAACTGGGCATATAAACATAAGGATAGACAAAAAGTaaagatcttaaaaaaaaaaatgaaaaaaaacccaagtaaaaaaataaataaataaaataataaaagaaataaataaaaaaaataaaaaaaaaaataaataaataaataaataaaaagggtgtgggggggggttacGTTGTCACAAAAAAGTCCATAAACGGTTGCCATTTATTATAGAATTTGTTCAAGTTTCCCCTTCttgagtatctaattttctctaCTTTTAAAAAGGACATAACCTCGTTAATCCACTGTGTACTGGAGGGAGCTGTCGTGGATTTCCAGTTAAGAAGGaggtttttgtttaaattttaacaTTCGTATGAATATGTCAATTACAAAGAACACATCTATTACAGCGGGTAAACACTGCCATCAAAGTGAACTCAGAGTTAAACTCTTTTTAGATTCATGACTTTAACTTTTATGACAAggaattatattttatttaagatTTGAGCTTTTTGaagttttctgtttgtttgttttacaaaaacagGTTTTCATATCTCTCCTGTGCAAAACCTGCTCATCCCAGCCTGTTCCTTTCTTGATTTAGAAAATTATGAATATTCCATAAACAgacacataattaaagcaataaTTTCATGCAGACTCATTTTTATATTCAAACATCTTTAAAATCTTGTTTTTGATCATGATATAAGAGCTACAAATAATTTATTCATGTTATGCTACATTGATAATCACCCAAATGCAATGTTCCTTCAGGTATGAACAGGGCGAGCAGGTCCAGTGAGTCTATCCCTTCCACCTTGTTTTATCAACATCCAGCTGACATCCATCCAAACGAGGAACGCTCCGTCCTGTCATATTCACCCCATCGGGAACTCGGTCCTTCTCTCTCCTGAAAGGTTTTACACCCCAACGTGAAATTGTACAAAGGAAGTGGCTGCTGTCACAAGAACTGTTTGAACTGGAAGCTGCAGTTTTCTGAGCTCCAAATGTCGGGTTGCTTCGTGAGTTTCTGTGTAGGTGATAATTTGGAGAAACGACGTGAACTTGAAAGCTCTTCTGTATGTGCTCTTTGAAGAAATTGATTTCATATGTGTTCACATGTCAATTTGTATAGATATAATGTCAAAAGTAGAAGGAGCAAGGGTTAAACAAGACAGATGCCTTCATCTTTACTTCTTCTTACCTCATAACTGCTGTATCGTGAGGCCTTTTTCGAGTTCTCTCTTATCTGGTCCCAACATGTTATATACAGCACATCCTTACATCCAACATTCACTGATGTGACAATTATTTGCTGTTTCTGGTCCCATTTGCTCTGTGAAGCTTTCTTTGTGCCCTTGGTCCTGTACTATATGCTGTGCTATGATGTGCCTCCATTATCTCTGTCTCACTATTTGGCTTCTCTGGTCTAGACGATCCATGTGATAAATATCTATGAACATTTGAGCAAtacttgtttattttgtatatgaTGGCAACATAAATAGTCTTTGGCTAGCATTAAATGCATAAGCCTAACATTTAAATGACATACATATTAAATATCTACTTTCTGTTTGTGATGGATATAATACCAACCCAACACATGCAGAGCATCTACATTACATCTACATTGCATCCACAATTTCATTGTACTTATACctgtacaatgacaataaagcctattctattctattctattctattctattaatgGAAAGCGGCAAAACAATCACTACAAAACACACAAGGATTGCTCTTTTATAAACTGTATATTTCTGATTATAGATTTTTTCCATATGGATCAgcttaaattgaaaaaaatatattgtaATTGCCAACTGCATGAATGGATGGGAATAGGAATTTTTACATTTAATTACTGGTGGCATCCTTACTTTTATACGTGGTTATTTTGGATAAATGCCTGTGACATTACCGAAAGCTTAGACATCCTAATGTATTTTGGTCATTTGATGGGGTTaaaattattatcattattgttttaAAGTCTTCCATCTGTTCAACACATTGTAGCAGGAAGACAGAACAGTGATAGCCACGGCTGCATTATCTGGATGCTACCAATGCTGATTTGCACTATTGGGTGAAGCTCCAATGCAAGACTTGAATAGTGTCAGAATAGAatgtgattgttttattttcagcagcTTTTTCATTGTTGCTAGTGAGACTCATGCATTTGTTAAGCTTTTGGTAGGTTGTGGAAATGTCTATGCATCTTTGGTCCAGAAATGGGACAAATGAAGCCTGTTTGCTCTCAGTTCTGACTTTGCTTTGGTGCCTCTCTGAAGCAGGAACATTGATACAAGGTTCAgctattctttgtttttctattcTGTCCTTTAAACAATTTTTTACAGCAGTTATGTAAAATATTCATCACCTTTGATGGAGCAGAACCAGCATGGTAGCAGCTTGTCAGTCTGTGAGGGACGGCTCCTTTTTGTGAATTGCTCAGTCAATTGAGTGCCTGCTGCCGAACCAAAAGGAATTCTACAAACGGGAAGGAATGTAAAGTATATATTTTTGcttgattatttttatttgacccCAAAAAAATGCCTGTAGCTAACATGATGTTTCCAAAATGAAAATCTTCATTTTGACTGTAAAAGCACAACATCTAAAATATGAGAAATACTATGTCTACCATTCGTCAAGTGTAAAATGCTTGCTCAGATTCCGATTATTACATTGACTATTATTATTCCTGGTCTTCATTTTGCTGTAAATTTGAATGAATAAATTGCTCCTGAAAAAAATCTGGTATGTTTGCCATTTCAtactttttgtgtttgtttgaatgGAGGAGATGATCCACTGTATACTTCCTGTAAACCACTGTTTTTTGGCAACATTAgctggtatttttcaaaaagcaaagcacttaaaaaagaaaaggtggcATCACAGCACGTGAATGAGGTCAAATACATATTAAAATATGCAACAATGCCACTTCCATTAGGGCTTAAAAAGTAACCCATGTAAATGATTGATGCCAAATGTTGCACACCCATAAATGTCATGACATGAAAAcaattcagtttaatttagATCAGTTCAGTAATactttattttgtatatatatagaaGCCAGACAAAACTATTGCAtacattaattaaataaatataaattatgTACAAAAAATGGATTGCACACATTTTGACTCAGTTGTTATAGGTAATCAAGCACCAAAGTTATCTATAAATAGCTATCTCGGAAGTTATAGGTTATTTAGATGAATTTATATAATCAAAATCATCGTTCCATAGTGTGCAATGTTTAGCACTGTAGAGCTTGGTTGTATGGAGGCGCCGGGTTGTGAAAGAGCTTCAGTAAGGCAGTAATGCCTTGAAAAATGAGATTCTTATCACCTCAACATAACAAGAAGATTGCAACATCTATCCACTGAATTCTTCTACTTCACTGAGACTGAGATGTCCTGATGACCCAAATGCAAAGATTTATGTCAGAAAGTAAAGCGTTAGGGATGCTTTATATTGCTAAGATTCACATCTTAACCTGTGTTCTCCTCCTCATCTCACAAAGAACCCTCACACTCCTGAGTCCTGACCCACAAcactgtcttcttcttcttcttctccttttggtttttcccttcaggggtcgccacagcgAATCAGTTGGCTCCATCTGAGCCTttcttctgcatcctcttctcttaccccaactaccttcatgtcctctttcactatATCTATAAACCTCTTCTTTGGTCTTCCTCTGGGCCTCCTGCCTGGCAATTCAAAACTCAGCATCCTTCTACCAATATATTCACTATCTCTCCTCTGGACATgaaccatctcagtctggcctcTCTGAATTCATCTCCAAAGCCTCTAACATGTGCTGTCCGTGTGATGTACTCATTCCTGATCCTATCCAATCTGGTCCCTCCTATAGAGAACCCCAGCACTGTAAGTTTgtgattttaaatatataattttctTTGTACTAGCACATCTGTGTAATGTTAGCTCAAGCACCAAATAACTTTGACTTAACATTTATGAGTTGTGCTCTTTAATTTGGCAATTACagtgaaacaaaataaacattttagaataaCCTTTTTTGGCTTTAACTTATAACCGTTTACATATTTGCATATTGTATATAAATGATATATGTAATGTGTTAAAGCTTATAAATTGTGtactgtttgcagatgacaccacaTTGCTGTGCTCTGGAAATGATATGGAGGAGCTTCTGAATACAGTTCAACAGGAACTGAAAACCCTAAAGTGATGGTTTGATACCAATAAATTatcattacatttaaataaaacaaaatttatattattTGGATATCGGAAAACTAATACCGGTAAtcacataaaaattatgataaatGATTTTGAAATAGAAAGAGTTTATGATCATACATTTTTTGGGTGCAATTATTGACCATAAACTGTGCTGGAAGCCACATGTTGATCATTTAAAGGCAAAGGTATCTAAATCAAtcggaatattgcacagaaccAAGGACATCCTCACTCATGACTCCCTGAATATGTTATACGGTTGCTTCATTGTCCCATTCATCACTTATTGTATGGAAATCTGGAgaaatacatacaaaacaatcacaGACCCGATTTTTATCTCacaaaaaagagccattagAGTTATAAACAAAGCAGGTTATCGAGAACCAACTAATAGATTATTCATAAATTCAAATGTGCTTAAATTCAGAGATTTAGTGGACCCTGAAACAGCGCAAtttatgttcaaaatcaacaataaaacacttcctGACAGTATTCAGAAGCTCTTCCAAAGCAGTTAGCCAATATGAACTCAGGGGAACATTTATATTAAGGAAaacaaaggcaagaaccaacgttaaacaacgatgcgtctcagtgacaggagttaatctgtggaacagcttgaatacagaaatgaaaatgtgtagcacgttattacaattcaaaagcacctataaatacaaaatgattaataaataaaaaataatacacataggcatgtacctatggacatgtgtatgtatgtatgtatgtatgtatgtatgtatgtatgtatgtatgtatgtatgtatgtatgtatgtatgtatgtatgtatgtatgtatgtatgtatgtatgtatgtatgtatgtatgtatgtatgtgtatgtatgtatgtgtatgtatgtatgtatgtatgtatatatatatatatatatatatatatatatatatatatatatatatagtatgcgtgtgtgtatatatgtatgtatatgtgtaggtatgtgtactgtatgtactattgtattattgcttatacaaatactgtatggaatgatatttattaatgacattgcactagtttataaaagctaacatttttttgtgaaaatggtaggcgtcataagcttaggcttcagtctacaccttttggtccttggttatTAGCTAAAATTGCATaagaattatatatatatatatatatatatatatatatatatatatatatatatatatatatatatatatatatatatatatatataccaaatatTGTgaatagaatattgtgataaggttctttattttctgtaatgcaattaaaaaaactaaaatgtcatacattctggattcattacaaatcaactgaaatattgcaagccttttattattttaatattgctgattatggtttacagtttaagattaagattcccagaatattcaaattttttgagataggatatttgagttttcttaaactgtaagccatgatcagcaatattaaaataataaaaggcttgcaatatttcagttgatttgtaatgaatccagaatgtatgacatttttgtttttgtaattgcattacagaaaatcccaatattctaattttctgagacagtcctgtatatattttgtATAACACCGACGAATTACACCTGTACTGGGAATTGAAAgcaccaataaactaaactaaactaaaaaacaaaaaaaaaaacagacatagCTGCTATTTTCACGTGTCCAAACGACACCATCAATGGTAGTTTTCCACCCTCTCCCCCTGACCCCCTCACGAGGAGACCGGTGGAAACCTACGAGCTGCTGGTCTGTGACGGCCATGGATCTATTAGGTGACGGCCAGCAGCAGGTGGGGACAGATATGTTAATGTGTGAAAGTTCGCCGCTGCTGATTGGCTGGCGCCAGAGCGGGGcgggctgtgattggctgttgcGCGGAGGCACGTACCGAGAGGGGAAAAATGCACGAGCACGTTCAACCACGAGGAGGTCTCATGCCTGCGCTTGAGTGACGTCAGAGGGGCCGGTGTGGATAAAGCGGGGCCGGGCATGTGGGCCACTTGTTAAGCGACAAAGTAAAGAGGAGCAACGAGGAGTTTCAAATCCACAATTTGCAAGCTTTTAAAGCATTTGTGGGATTTTCCCCCCCAGAGCTTCCGTGTCTGTGACTTTTTTCCTCCGTTGGATTTGAAGACCCAGGAAACAAGAGGAAAAGATGAAATACATTATAGGAATTGGCGGGTATGTATATAATTTATTAGTAATTAAACAGCTGctgattttgaaatgtttttttttttttgtttgtttttacgtGAAATTGCAACAACTTCTGTGTAAAAGAAAGCTATGTTCAGTCTAAACTGATACAGTTGAACGTGGTAATTTATTTCTATGAGCCTGAACAGCCATAAATatgattttaaaaatgggcGGGCTGGATAAAATAATGATTGTTTTCGTTCAGAATTGACCCcatcttgtttgtttttagtaGTTATACTAATGTCCACAAGTATTATTATCAGCTGCCCGCCAGAAACCAGTTTAAAGTGACGTCCGGTGTGTGGTTTGTTGTGATGGATCGAGCGGGACATTTGAAAATGTACCGCGAGGCTGACGGTAAAGTGGAGGGAGATTTATCTGCAGCATCTACAAGTTCAAAACAGAGAGTTGGACTTTGTTGTCATCATTATTGTTCTGTCCACCACACACAAAGCTCTAATTCGTAGATCCAAACACTTTGATTTCATTCaattttagattatttttttgtttaacatAAACGGagcattgttttatttattgtgtttttagtacatgtgttttttttttgtttttttttttccttcaacttTATTGAAGCAAAAGACATAAGTATACACAGAATTGAGAGCAACATCAGACATATGTGTATACAACATAAACTACACAATTATACAGTCACAAATACGCCAGGGGAATTAGTcattgacaaagaaaaaaaaattaaacaaatatcttATATAGCTTACAAAGGTCATACGTTTTAacagcttttttatttacagaatCAGATATGGAGAATATGTATTGTTTGATATATGCGGACAGCTCCGGAGAATTcggctttttatttaaaaattttgATCTGTGGATATAGAATTTAGTTAAAATAACGAGCAAATTGATCAAATAAAATTTACAGTTGAGATTCCTGTCAAATTCAATATatccaaacaatacatttttccaGCACAAATTAAATTGGGGGTAGATGTGATCTACAATAAAGCGGGACACTTTACTCCACAGTTTTTTTGTGTACAGGCaagaccaaaataaatgaatcagtGTTTCATTGGGAAAGCCACAAAAAGTACAACTCACATCAATGTCTTTCTTAAGTCAGTACATGTGTGAGTGATTTCAGTAGAACGCTTATGACACACTCCTGTGCACTTATCAcattttttaagtttctttgtTTTAGAAGAGTGTTGCTTTTCTTTATAGCACAATACAACTAAATGTAAACAATGATCACTGAATAACATTTCTAATccataacatttattttaattacattATAGTTGACAAGATGTCATTGAGTATTTTTTCACTCTgtcgttttctttatttttatcccTACAGAGTCACAAATGGTGGTAAAACCACCCTGACGAATAAACTGATCAAGACGTTGCCCAACTGCTGTGTTGTGCACCAAGATGACTTCTTCAAGGTTAGTTTTAATAGTTTATTAGATAATATGTTAGTATGTGGCTTCGTTTTCCTTTGATGTGTAAGACTGTAGATGCTTCCAACATGCTTGACCTCTTTCCCCTTCAAACATTAACATATTGTAATAGTCCCAATAGGCTTTAAGTTAACCTACTTTACCTTCCTCTGCATTTCTCCTTCATTGGTTCTTAATTTTAAGTATTTACTCCTCAGCTTTATTTCTATGGCCACTCTGCTTTACATTTTTCTCAGTTCCCTTATATTTGCATTGTAAGCTTCCTTTATTTCCTACGTGCCCTTTGTTGTGTGCCTTTTTTGTTTCTCCTTGCTCACTACTTGGGTGTGTGAGTGAGATCTGTTAGGTtgcagcagtgttttattggtGACTGTTATTTCAGAAACCTGACCACATACATGTTGGTGAGGACGGCTTTAGACAATGGGATGGTAAGACTTCACGGAAGACTGCCATTGACTCATTGTTTGTCTCATTTTCACATACTTGTTCCTCTAATGTGACGGATTATTCTCACACATTACGTTATTGCTAAAACATGCACACCACTAATCAGTTTATATTAACCTCAaagtaactttaaaaaaaaaaaacacattcagcACATTAGTCTTTGTTTTGAATTTACTCTAATCCTCTACCCATCCCTTtccattattttcttttctctcaatCTGGTTCCACAGTGATCACAGCTTTGGATATGGAGTCCATGACCAACACAATTAAGGGCTGGATTGAGAACCCACGAAAATTTGCTCGCTCCCATGGTGTCACCCTATCTTCTGCCTCCAATGTGGCCAACCCTGATGAGGAGACCCACATCCTGATTGTGGAGGGCTTCCTGCTTTACAATTACACGTAAGTTGTTCTTCCCTCTATATTGTATGGCTGTCCTAGTTTTAACCAACGTAGGAAACTTGACTTCGTCATGTCAGTGTACTGTATCGTACACTCTACATGCAGGGACATGTTATTTAAGGATACCAACTTGTGTTTATTTGTAAGCAGGTTTGCGCAATAAATGGGGGACATGCTGTTCTGGCTCGCACATGatataaaacatacatatgggagggggcggagttatttCTGTCAAGTCACGTGCTAATTTTGCATGCTCATCGTCATTCATGTTCAGAGccccctgaatgcaggcatgtTGTAGATAAGGGCTTCGGGTGAAataggctcttttttttttttttttaggtttttttttttttttctccccccttttttttaacgCGATTGTAGTCTGATCTGTACCCGGCGTGCTAGTATCTCTTGTCAAGCAGACTGCAGAGGTACAGATAACAGGCAGTATGAAAAGTTGTACAACTAATCTTTTTAACATGGGGAATGTGATGTGAATTTGTTCATCTTGTGCTTCCCCCCTCTAGGCCCCTGCTGGATGTTTTCAGCAAGAGCTATTACATCACGATTCCCTATGAAGAgtgcaaaagaagaagaaggtgaattttaactttttttcaaaactgttcCCACGATGTGATGCATGTTTTCTGATTTCATAGATCTTTGcaagttttcagttttttttcttctcatttccATATGCCTGTTTTTGTACGTTTTCATAATGTTTCCTCTTTTCAGTACCAGACAGTACACTGTCCCCGACCCTGCCGGGTTGTTCGATGGCCACGTGTGGCCCATGTACCTGAAGCACAGGAAAGAGATGGAGGATAGCGGCCTTGAAATTGGTATGTCGATCACTTGTTTTGCGTGGTACTCAAAATACATGTCACAATTTCCCCACTGATCAGCTGGTTAACTTTGTGTTGCAGAGTACCTGGATGGTTTG encodes:
- the mibp gene encoding muscle-specific beta 1 integrin binding protein, with the translated sequence MKYIIGIGGVTNGGKTTLTNKLIKTLPNCCVVHQDDFFKKPDHIHVGEDGFRQWDVITALDMESMTNTIKGWIENPRKFARSHGVTLSSASNVANPDEETHILIVEGFLLYNYTPLLDVFSKSYYITIPYEECKRRRSTRQYTVPDPAGLFDGHVWPMYLKHRKEMEDSGLEIEYLDGLKSKEEMYNQVYEDIQNSLLNHL